One window of Arvicola amphibius chromosome 6, mArvAmp1.2, whole genome shotgun sequence genomic DNA carries:
- the Thoc3 gene encoding THO complex subunit 3: MAVPTSILGPPPPPQTGPGSMVAWCSMSSGPSRYVLGMQELFRGHSKTREFPAHSAKVHSVAWSCDGRRLASGSFDKTASVFLLEKDRLVKENNYRGHGDSVDQLCWHPSNPDLFVTASGDKTIRIWDVRTTKCIATVNTKGENINICWSPDGQTIAVGNKDDVVTFIDAKTHRSKAEEQFKFEVNEISWNNDNNMFFLTNGNGCINILSYPELKPVQSINAHPSNCICIKFDPMGKYFATGSADALVSLWDVDELVCVRCFSRLDWPVRTLSFSHDGKMLASASEDHFIDIAEVETGDKLWEVQCESPTFTVAWHPKRPLLAFACDDKDGKYDSSREAGTVKLFGLPNDS; the protein is encoded by the exons ATGGCTGTACCCACGTCGATTCTCGGGCCCCCGCCACCCCCCCAAACCGGTCCCGGTTCGATGGTGGCCTGGTGCTCTATGAGCAGTGGCCCGTCTCGTTATGTGCTTGGGATGCAGGAACTGTTCCGAGGCCACAGCAAGACGCGCGAGTTCCCGGCGCACAGTGCCAAGGTGCATTCGGTGGCCTGGAGCTGCGACGGTCGTCGCTTGGCCTCGGGGTCCTTCGACAAGACTGCTAGCGTGTTCTTGCTGGAGAAGGACCGACTG GTCAAAGAAAACAACTACCGGGGACATGGAGATAGTGTGGATCAGCTTTGCTGGCATCCAAGCAACCCTGACCTCTTTGTCACGGCATCTGGAGATAAAACCATTCGCATCTGGGATGTGAGGACCACAAAATGCATTGCCACCGTGAACACCAAAG GGGAGAACATTAATATCTGCTGGAGTCCCGATGGGCAGACCATTGCTGTGGGCAACAAGGATGACGTTGTGACCTTTATTGATGCCAAGACGCACCGTTCCAAAGCAGAAGAGCAGTTTAAATTTGAGGTCAACGAGATCTCCTGGAATAACGATAATAACATGTTCTTCCTGACCAATGGCAATGGCTGTATCAACATTCTCAG CTACCCTGAACTAAAGCCTGTGCAGTCCATCAATGCCCATCCTTCTAACTGCATCTGCATCAAGTTTGACCCCATGGGGAAATACTTCGCCACAGGAAGTGCAGACGCCTTGGTCAGCCTCTGGGATGTCGATGAGTTAGTGTGCGTGCGGTGCTTCTCCAG GTTGGATTGGCCGGTGAGGACCCTGAGTTTTAGCCATGATGGGAAGATGCTGGCGTCGGCCTCCGAGGACCATTTCATTGACATAGCTGAAGTGGAGACAG GGGACAAGCTGTGGGAGGTGCAGTGTGAGTCCCCGACTTTCACCGTGGCTTGGCACCCCAAGAGGCCTCTGCTGGCCTTTGCCTGTGATGACAAAGATGGCAAATATGACAGCAGTCGGGAAGCTGGCACTGTGAAGCTGTTTGGGCTCCCGAATGACTCCTGA